From the Cupriavidus necator N-1 genome, one window contains:
- a CDS encoding hydrolase has product MSNPKLEVLTPQNSQLIFIDHQPQMAFGVQSMDRQAMKNNVVGLAKAAKIFNIPTTITTVESESFSGFTYPELLDVFPDQKTLERTSMNSWDDQKVRDALKANGRNKVIVAGLWTEVCNTTFALCAMLEGNYEIYMVADASGGTSKEAHDYAMQRMVQAGAVPVTWQQVLLEWQRDWAHRDTYDAVMKLVKEHSGAYGMGVDYAYTMVHKAAQRTATGHESIAPVPAR; this is encoded by the coding sequence ATGTCGAACCCCAAGCTTGAAGTCCTCACCCCGCAGAACAGCCAGCTGATTTTCATCGACCATCAGCCGCAGATGGCTTTCGGCGTCCAGTCGATGGACCGCCAGGCGATGAAGAACAACGTCGTCGGCCTGGCCAAGGCGGCAAAGATCTTCAATATCCCGACGACGATCACCACCGTCGAGAGCGAGTCGTTCTCGGGCTTCACCTATCCGGAACTGCTCGACGTGTTCCCGGACCAGAAGACGCTGGAGCGCACCTCGATGAACTCGTGGGACGACCAGAAGGTGCGCGATGCGCTCAAGGCAAACGGCCGCAACAAGGTGATCGTGGCCGGCCTGTGGACCGAGGTCTGCAACACCACCTTCGCGCTGTGCGCCATGCTCGAAGGCAACTACGAGATCTACATGGTCGCCGACGCTTCGGGCGGCACCAGCAAGGAAGCCCACGACTACGCCATGCAACGCATGGTCCAGGCCGGCGCGGTGCCAGTGACCTGGCAGCAGGTGCTGCTCGAATGGCAACGCGACTGGGCCCACCGCGACACCTATGACGCCGTAATGAAGCTGGTGAAGGAACACTCGGGCGCCTATGGCATGGGTGTCGACTACGCATACACGATGGTCCACAAGGCCGCCCAGCGCACGGCTACGGGGCACGAATCCATCGCCCCGGTGCCCGCACGCTAA
- a CDS encoding response regulator transcription factor has product MVLIVDDDAMLRGALENLFRSVGMRVALFASAAELLAFAFPDAPTCLLLDVRLRGQSGLDLQTRLSQMGIQVPIIFMTGYGDIPMTVAAMKAGAEDFLAKPFREQDLLDAVAAALQKDQHRRHGMRKLDELRASYQSLTPREAEVMRMVVAGLLNKQIASELSISEVTVKIHRGQAMRKMKARTFAELVLMAQQLGICEAPH; this is encoded by the coding sequence ATGGTGCTGATCGTTGATGACGACGCGATGCTTCGCGGCGCGTTGGAGAACCTCTTCCGATCAGTCGGGATGCGCGTCGCACTGTTCGCATCCGCTGCCGAACTGCTAGCATTCGCGTTCCCGGACGCGCCCACTTGCCTTCTGCTCGACGTCAGGCTCCGCGGGCAGAGTGGCCTGGACCTGCAGACCCGGCTGTCCCAAATGGGCATCCAGGTCCCAATCATTTTTATGACTGGTTACGGCGACATCCCCATGACCGTTGCCGCTATGAAGGCTGGTGCTGAGGATTTTCTGGCGAAGCCATTCCGCGAGCAGGACCTGCTCGATGCCGTGGCCGCCGCCTTGCAAAAGGATCAGCATCGCCGCCATGGCATGCGTAAGCTGGATGAACTGCGAGCCAGCTACCAGAGCCTGACGCCGCGTGAGGCCGAGGTCATGCGCATGGTGGTGGCCGGTCTGCTGAATAAGCAGATCGCCAGCGAGCTAAGTATCAGCGAGGTCACAGTGAAAATTCATCGCGGCCAGGCCATGCGCAAGATGAAGGCGCGCACCTTTGCCGAGCTTGTATTGATGGCACAGCAACTCGGCATTTGCGAGGCGCCGCATTGA
- a CDS encoding trifunctional serine/threonine-protein kinase/ATP-binding protein/sensor histidine kinase, with translation MNSLFSFGTETGVGFQVAWEDGDRVVGRGWLLGPEGEPKAVLAVWPAAEHPPPSTLARLAHEYGLKGELDGSWAVRPLALVGEHGRTVLLLEDPGGEPLAGLLGAPMEGGRFLRQAISIAAALDQLHQRGLIHKDLKPAHILVNDALGEARLTGFGIATRLSRERQGLAPPEEIAGTLAYMAPEQTGRMNRPIDARSDLYSLGVTLYQMLTGVLPFATDDPMDLLHSHLARQPVPPAERIPSIPALLSAIVMKLLAKTAEERYQTAAGLEADLRRSLTAWESLGRVDTFPLGEHDLPDRPLIPERLYGREREIETLLAAFDRVVTQGTPEIVLVSGYAGIGKTSVVFALRSALALRNGLFASGKFDQYKRDIPYATLAQAFQNLIRPLLGKSEADLAPWRATLAQALGPNGGLMVPLIPELGLILGPQAPVPELPPRDEQHRFQMVFQRLLAVFAQPAHPLALFLDDLQWLDAATLDLLEYLATQPEVRHVLLIGAYRNDDVKPGHPLLLRLSAIRQAGGRVNDIALSPLGFEDVSRLIVDALHCAPGDAAPLARLVQEKTGGNPFFAIQFLTALTEEGLLVFDHRGARWSWDLEQIRSKGFTDNVVDLMLAKLRRLPAATRSALKQLACLGNDAAIATLAMVQDASEAVLDAALWPAVRAGLVLHLGNTYRFQHDRIQEAAYALIPEDARPAAHLAIGRRLAAGTPPEAIAERVFEIVGQLNRGADLITAAEEREQVAELNLLAGQRAKASTAYASALTYLTAGEALMQGDAWKRRPKFAFALEFHLAECEFLTGAPAAADARLAELACRAASLPDLASVTQLRLELFLALGQRERAVEVGLDYLYRAGVQCSAHPTDEEVLQEYDRMWRQLGDRPIEALLDLPMMTNAVACETMDVLTALMLPAWYTDVNLGSLIIGRMANLSLEHGNSDASCLAYTWLGMLLGPRSGDYKAAFRFGQLGLNLVEQRGLDRFRARVYQAFGGHVMQWTQPIRAARSLVRRAFDVASKLGDLTYASFARNNLITQLLACGDPLAEVQNEAEATIGFARRASFGLAVDRVTPQLQLARTLRGLTPVFGVFDDDDFNEEQFERYLDEAPGPALATCWYWIRKLQARFLADDHAAAITAADRAESLLWTSPSFFEQAEYHLYAALARAACCGTAAAPERTRHLEALAAHHRQLLVWSEHCPENFENRAALVGAEIARLDGREVDAMRLYEQAIRSAQDNDFIHNQALANELAARFYAARGFEKVARVYLQDARHGYLRWGAGGKVRQLDALYPHLWGEERAPAPTTTIGAPVEHLDLATVIAVSQAVSGEIVLDKLLDTLMRTAIEQAGAVRGLLILPRGAEQRIAAEATTSGDIVTVQLRDESVTATALPVSMLHYVLRTRENIILDNAATQNPFSADPYILQHHARSILCLPLLTQAKLIGVLYLENNLSPRVFAPSRTAVLKMLASQAAIALEITCLYRDLAQREAKIQRLVEANIIGICIWHLDGRILEANDAFLRMLGYDREDLASAPLRWTDLTPPDWRERDARLLQDLRISGTLPPFEKEFFRKDGSRVLVLLGCATFEEGGDQGVSYILDLTERKRAEEALHQAQAELAHVTRVTTLNALTASIAHEVNQPLAAIVTNANAALRWLARQPPDLAEVRETLGRIVQDGHRAGAVIGGMRALLKKTAAVTARLDMNTLIEDTIALIQGEVGRHQVLPRTELAPDLPPVVGDRVQLQQVLLNLMMNSIEAMKEVAERPRELLIRSRLDASGAVLVAVQDAGIGLEPQDLERVFQTFFTTKAEGLGMGLAICRLIVEAHGGRLWASPNVPCGAVFQFTLPPQD, from the coding sequence ATGAACTCATTGTTTTCCTTCGGCACTGAGACGGGCGTCGGCTTCCAGGTCGCATGGGAGGACGGCGATCGCGTTGTCGGTCGAGGCTGGCTCCTCGGTCCGGAAGGCGAGCCGAAAGCTGTACTGGCTGTGTGGCCCGCAGCCGAGCACCCGCCCCCCTCTACCCTCGCTCGCCTCGCTCACGAATACGGCTTGAAGGGTGAGCTGGACGGCAGTTGGGCAGTGCGGCCGCTAGCGCTTGTGGGGGAACATGGTCGGACTGTTTTGCTGCTTGAGGACCCCGGCGGCGAGCCGCTTGCCGGGCTACTGGGCGCCCCCATGGAAGGGGGCCGTTTCTTGCGCCAGGCGATCAGCATCGCCGCGGCCCTGGACCAGCTCCATCAGCGGGGCCTTATTCACAAGGACCTCAAGCCGGCCCATATCCTGGTGAATGATGCCCTTGGCGAGGCGCGGCTGACAGGCTTCGGCATTGCCACGCGCCTGTCGCGCGAGCGCCAGGGACTGGCGCCACCGGAAGAGATCGCCGGCACGCTGGCCTACATGGCCCCCGAGCAGACCGGACGCATGAACCGGCCAATCGACGCGCGCAGCGACCTCTATTCGCTTGGCGTCACGCTCTACCAAATGCTCACCGGCGTGCTGCCGTTTGCCACCGACGACCCGATGGATCTGCTGCACAGTCATCTCGCCCGGCAGCCAGTACCGCCGGCGGAGCGGATACCGTCGATCCCGGCCTTGCTCTCCGCCATCGTGATGAAGCTGCTCGCCAAGACGGCGGAGGAGCGCTACCAGACGGCAGCCGGACTGGAGGCCGATCTACGGCGCAGCCTGACCGCATGGGAAAGCCTGGGACGCGTTGACACCTTCCCGCTTGGCGAGCATGACCTGCCTGATCGGCCGTTGATTCCGGAACGGCTCTACGGACGGGAGCGCGAGATTGAGACCTTGCTCGCTGCCTTCGACAGGGTAGTAACCCAGGGCACGCCGGAGATTGTGCTGGTCTCCGGCTACGCCGGTATCGGGAAGACCTCGGTCGTGTTTGCGTTGCGCAGCGCACTGGCTCTCAGGAATGGCCTCTTTGCCTCGGGCAAGTTCGATCAATACAAGCGCGACATCCCGTATGCGACGTTGGCACAGGCTTTCCAGAATCTGATCCGCCCACTGCTGGGCAAGAGCGAGGCCGACTTGGCGCCCTGGCGCGCCACACTGGCGCAGGCGCTGGGCCCGAATGGCGGCCTCATGGTGCCGCTCATACCCGAGCTCGGGCTGATTCTGGGGCCGCAGGCGCCGGTTCCGGAGCTGCCGCCGCGCGACGAGCAGCACCGATTCCAGATGGTTTTCCAGCGCCTGCTTGCCGTCTTTGCCCAACCCGCGCATCCGCTGGCACTCTTTCTCGACGACCTGCAGTGGCTGGACGCGGCAACACTCGATCTGCTCGAGTATCTGGCGACCCAGCCGGAGGTACGCCACGTGCTGCTGATCGGAGCCTATCGGAATGACGACGTCAAGCCCGGACATCCGTTGCTACTGCGATTGTCGGCAATCCGCCAGGCCGGGGGGCGGGTAAATGACATCGCACTTTCCCCCCTTGGGTTCGAAGATGTAAGCAGACTCATCGTCGATGCCTTGCATTGCGCACCTGGGGACGCCGCACCTCTGGCCCGCCTGGTGCAGGAGAAGACTGGCGGTAACCCATTTTTCGCCATCCAGTTCCTTACCGCCCTGACCGAAGAGGGGCTGCTTGTTTTCGATCATCGTGGCGCGCGCTGGTCTTGGGACCTTGAGCAGATTCGGTCCAAGGGCTTCACCGACAATGTGGTCGATCTCATGCTCGCCAAGCTGAGGCGCCTTCCAGCGGCGACCCGTAGCGCCCTGAAGCAGTTGGCGTGTCTCGGTAATGACGCGGCGATCGCTACCCTGGCCATGGTCCAGGATGCCAGCGAGGCGGTGCTGGACGCGGCTCTGTGGCCGGCAGTACGTGCCGGACTTGTGTTGCATTTGGGAAATACCTACCGATTCCAGCACGATCGTATCCAGGAGGCGGCCTACGCGCTGATTCCTGAAGACGCGCGGCCGGCAGCGCACCTCGCTATTGGCAGACGGCTCGCTGCGGGCACGCCGCCTGAGGCAATAGCGGAGCGTGTCTTCGAGATCGTCGGCCAGCTCAACCGTGGCGCCGACCTTATCACCGCGGCCGAGGAGCGGGAGCAAGTGGCCGAGCTGAATCTGCTCGCCGGCCAGCGCGCCAAGGCGTCCACGGCCTACGCCTCGGCGCTGACCTATCTCACCGCCGGTGAAGCGCTCATGCAGGGGGACGCCTGGAAGCGCCGGCCCAAGTTTGCTTTCGCGCTCGAGTTCCACCTCGCCGAATGCGAATTTCTGACCGGCGCGCCGGCCGCGGCGGACGCGCGCCTGGCCGAGCTTGCGTGCCGTGCCGCCAGCCTCCCCGATCTGGCCTCCGTCACCCAGCTGCGGCTGGAGCTGTTTCTGGCCCTCGGCCAGCGCGAGCGCGCCGTCGAGGTGGGCCTCGACTACCTGTACCGCGCCGGCGTCCAGTGTTCGGCACACCCGACAGATGAGGAGGTTCTGCAGGAATACGACCGGATGTGGCGGCAACTTGGCGACCGCCCGATCGAGGCGCTGCTCGACCTGCCGATGATGACCAATGCGGTCGCGTGCGAGACCATGGATGTCCTGACCGCGCTGATGCTGCCGGCCTGGTACACCGACGTGAACCTGGGCTCCCTCATCATCGGGCGGATGGCAAACCTCAGCCTCGAGCATGGCAACAGCGACGCGTCGTGCCTCGCCTATACCTGGCTCGGCATGCTCCTGGGGCCTCGGTCCGGCGACTACAAGGCGGCATTCCGCTTCGGCCAGCTCGGCCTGAACCTGGTCGAGCAGCGCGGGCTGGACCGCTTCAGGGCCCGCGTCTACCAGGCTTTCGGCGGCCACGTGATGCAATGGACGCAACCCATCCGTGCCGCGCGCAGCCTGGTGCGGCGCGCTTTCGACGTGGCCAGCAAGCTTGGTGACCTTACCTACGCGTCCTTCGCACGCAACAACCTCATTACGCAGTTGCTCGCCTGCGGCGATCCGCTTGCCGAGGTGCAGAATGAAGCTGAGGCCACGATCGGCTTCGCGCGCCGCGCGAGCTTCGGTCTCGCCGTCGACCGGGTCACCCCCCAGCTCCAGCTAGCGCGAACTCTGCGCGGACTGACCCCGGTGTTCGGCGTCTTCGATGATGATGATTTCAACGAGGAGCAGTTTGAGCGGTATCTGGATGAGGCTCCGGGCCCCGCCCTCGCCACCTGCTGGTACTGGATCCGAAAATTGCAGGCACGCTTCCTCGCCGACGACCACGCAGCCGCCATAACGGCGGCGGACAGGGCAGAAAGTCTCCTCTGGACATCGCCATCGTTCTTCGAGCAGGCGGAATACCACCTCTACGCAGCGTTGGCGCGGGCCGCATGTTGCGGCACGGCCGCCGCGCCAGAACGGACCCGGCACCTGGAGGCATTGGCCGCACATCATCGCCAGCTCCTTGTCTGGTCCGAGCATTGTCCGGAGAATTTCGAGAACAGAGCCGCATTGGTTGGCGCGGAAATCGCCCGCCTCGATGGGCGCGAAGTTGATGCAATGCGCCTCTACGAGCAGGCCATCCGCTCCGCGCAGGACAATGATTTCATCCATAACCAGGCACTCGCCAACGAGCTGGCCGCGCGATTCTATGCTGCGCGTGGCTTTGAAAAGGTTGCCCGCGTGTATTTGCAGGATGCCCGCCATGGCTATCTCCGCTGGGGCGCCGGCGGCAAGGTGCGGCAACTCGATGCATTGTATCCGCACCTCTGGGGGGAAGAGCGAGCACCGGCACCGACGACGACGATCGGGGCGCCGGTCGAACACCTGGACCTCGCCACCGTGATTGCCGTGTCGCAAGCCGTGTCCGGCGAGATCGTCCTGGACAAATTACTCGACACACTCATGCGCACCGCGATTGAACAGGCCGGCGCGGTACGGGGACTGCTGATCCTGCCCCGAGGGGCCGAGCAGCGCATCGCAGCAGAGGCTACGACCAGTGGCGATATTGTCACGGTGCAGCTGCGCGACGAGAGCGTGACTGCGACTGCGCTGCCGGTATCGATGCTCCACTATGTCCTGCGCACCCGCGAGAACATCATTCTCGACAATGCCGCAACACAGAACCCATTTTCCGCCGATCCATACATTCTGCAGCATCATGCCCGATCGATTCTTTGCCTGCCATTGCTCACACAGGCCAAGCTCATCGGGGTGCTCTACCTCGAGAACAACCTCTCGCCACGCGTCTTCGCGCCGAGCCGAACCGCCGTACTGAAGATGCTCGCCTCGCAGGCCGCGATCGCCCTGGAGATTACTTGTTTGTATCGGGATCTCGCACAACGCGAAGCGAAGATCCAGCGCCTGGTTGAGGCCAACATCATCGGGATCTGCATCTGGCACCTGGACGGCCGAATCCTCGAGGCCAATGACGCGTTCCTCCGCATGCTGGGCTACGATCGCGAGGACCTCGCCTCGGCCCCCTTGCGCTGGACGGACCTGACGCCCCCGGATTGGCGCGAGCGTGACGCACGGTTGCTCCAGGACCTTCGGATCAGCGGGACCTTGCCGCCGTTCGAAAAAGAGTTCTTCCGCAAGGATGGAAGCCGCGTGCTCGTTCTGCTAGGGTGCGCGACATTCGAAGAGGGTGGGGACCAAGGTGTCTCCTACATACTTGACCTAACCGAGCGCAAGCGCGCAGAGGAGGCGCTGCACCAGGCACAGGCCGAACTGGCACACGTTACCCGCGTGACGACGTTGAACGCGCTGACCGCGTCGATCGCTCACGAGGTCAACCAGCCACTGGCCGCCATCGTCACCAACGCCAATGCGGCCCTGCGCTGGCTCGCTCGCCAGCCGCCCGATCTCGCCGAGGTGCGAGAGACGTTGGGGCGCATCGTTCAGGATGGCCATCGGGCTGGCGCAGTGATTGGAGGCATGCGTGCGCTGCTTAAGAAGACGGCCGCCGTCACGGCGCGCCTTGACATGAACACCCTTATCGAAGACACGATTGCCCTCATCCAGGGAGAGGTAGGCCGCCATCAAGTCCTGCCCCGGACGGAGCTGGCGCCTGACCTGCCGCCGGTTGTGGGTGACCGGGTGCAGTTGCAGCAGGTGCTCCTGAACCTGATGATGAATAGCATCGAGGCAATGAAAGAGGTGGCAGAGCGGCCGCGGGAACTGCTGATTCGGTCGCGCCTCGACGCATCGGGGGCTGTGCTGGTTGCCGTTCAGGATGCTGGCATCGGGCTGGAGCCGCAAGATCTGGAGCGGGTTTTCCAGACCTTCTTCACTACCAAGGCGGAGGGTCTTGGCATGGGCCTGGCGATCTGCCGGTTGATCGTCGAGGCACACGGAGGGCGGCTGTGGGCGAGCCCCAATGTGCCTTGCGGGGCCGTGTTTCAGTTCACCCTGCCGCCTCAGGACTAG
- a CDS encoding alkene reductase yields the protein MTKHLMTPVHIGNHTLSHRVAMAPLTRSRAGQPGNVPTAMNVEYYRQRASAALIVTEATQISQQGQGYAWTPGIHSGEQVQGWRAISDAVHEGGGTIFLQLWHVGRVSHPVFQPDGALPVAPSALPVPGKTFILDESGNGVWGDVPVPQPLTTSGIRDIVEDYRRSARNAIRAGMDGVEIHAGNGYLLDQFINSNSNARTDAYGGSIENRSRLLLEVVDAVIAEIGASRVAVRLTPMGRFMGMGDDTPEATFGHIVRALSERRMAYLHLVEPAMVGTDKDDDTDPRWDAIIRQLRTEYRGVLMLAGGYDRDSAEQALADGRADIIAFGRPFIANPDLPARFRNGLPLNTPDTASFFGGGASGYIDYPSAT from the coding sequence GTGACCAAGCATCTGATGACCCCCGTTCACATTGGCAACCATACGCTCTCGCACCGCGTCGCGATGGCGCCGTTGACGCGCTCCCGGGCGGGCCAACCGGGCAACGTTCCGACCGCGATGAATGTCGAGTATTACCGCCAACGCGCCAGCGCAGCACTGATCGTCACGGAAGCAACGCAAATCTCACAGCAAGGCCAGGGCTACGCCTGGACGCCGGGGATCCACTCCGGAGAACAGGTGCAGGGCTGGCGTGCCATCAGTGATGCCGTGCATGAGGGCGGCGGCACCATCTTTCTGCAACTCTGGCACGTCGGTCGCGTATCTCACCCGGTCTTCCAGCCTGATGGTGCGCTGCCCGTGGCACCCAGTGCGCTGCCTGTGCCTGGAAAGACGTTCATTCTGGACGAAAGCGGCAACGGTGTCTGGGGCGACGTACCGGTTCCCCAGCCGTTGACCACCTCGGGCATTCGCGACATCGTGGAGGACTACCGGCGTTCCGCCCGCAACGCCATCAGGGCAGGCATGGACGGGGTCGAGATCCACGCCGGCAACGGTTACCTCCTCGACCAGTTCATCAACTCCAACAGCAACGCGCGTACTGACGCCTATGGCGGCAGCATCGAGAACCGGTCTCGTCTGCTGCTCGAAGTCGTCGACGCCGTCATTGCGGAAATCGGGGCTTCGCGGGTTGCCGTGCGGCTGACGCCAATGGGCCGCTTCATGGGCATGGGCGATGACACCCCAGAGGCCACCTTCGGCCACATTGTGCGCGCGCTGAGCGAGCGGCGCATGGCCTACTTGCATCTGGTCGAGCCGGCCATGGTCGGAACCGACAAGGACGATGACACCGATCCGCGCTGGGACGCGATCATTCGGCAACTGCGCACGGAATACCGCGGCGTGCTGATGCTCGCTGGCGGCTACGACCGCGACAGCGCGGAACAGGCGCTTGCCGACGGACGTGCGGACATCATCGCCTTTGGCCGTCCGTTCATTGCCAACCCTGACTTGCCAGCGCGCTTCCGGAACGGCTTGCCGCTGAATACGCCCGACACCGCTTCCTTCTTTGGCGGCGGGGCCAGTGGCTACATCGACTATCCGAGTGCTACCTGA